From a single Syntrophales bacterium genomic region:
- a CDS encoding TonB-dependent receptor translates to DWKRDIRTTLSEGSEGKTGTHAVFLQDEWDLTYKWMLYLGGRYEWWRGFDGSKSKDVGGSRVKTYLDEREEDYFSPKFAITYRPDENWDFRLSLARAYRFPTIGELYYGKITPAGDVVETNPDLKSEKIFAKDFTITRSLDRDGKVRLSFFENSEKDAIFRQINIYTMVTNYQNIDEMRKRGIEFSVEKRRFLIDGLDVMGNIAYTYAEILKNTNLLISEGKTFPRCPEWTANAVISYSPINDLTLTFGGSYASKAWNTLENKDTRGGYGGVDRYLVFDTKLMYKFLKNWKASMAVDNLTDELYYASHPYPRRTFFAMLEASF, encoded by the coding sequence GACTGGAAGCGCGATATAAGAACTACCCTCTCAGAAGGCTCTGAGGGAAAAACCGGGACCCATGCCGTCTTTTTACAGGATGAATGGGACCTGACCTATAAATGGATGCTTTATCTGGGAGGGCGCTACGAGTGGTGGAGAGGCTTTGATGGTAGTAAATCAAAGGATGTCGGTGGATCACGAGTTAAAACTTATCTGGATGAGAGAGAGGAAGACTATTTTTCCCCCAAGTTTGCCATTACCTACAGGCCTGATGAAAATTGGGATTTCAGGCTTTCGCTGGCCAGGGCCTACAGATTCCCGACCATTGGAGAGCTCTATTATGGAAAGATCACTCCCGCAGGAGACGTGGTTGAGACCAACCCCGACCTGAAAAGTGAAAAGATCTTCGCCAAAGATTTTACCATCACGAGAAGTCTGGACAGGGACGGGAAAGTCAGACTCAGTTTTTTTGAAAACTCCGAAAAGGACGCTATCTTCAGGCAAATTAACATCTATACAATGGTAACAAATTATCAAAATATAGATGAAATGAGAAAAAGGGGTATTGAATTCAGCGTAGAAAAAAGAAGGTTTCTGATTGACGGGCTTGATGTAATGGGTAACATAGCATATACTTATGCGGAAATCTTAAAGAATACCAATCTCCTCATCTCAGAGGGAAAAACTTTTCCTCGCTGTCCTGAATGGACTGCTAATGCCGTTATATCCTATTCCCCCATAAATGACCTTACTTTAACATTTGGCGGAAGCTATGCCAGCAAGGCATGGAATACTCTTGAAAACAAGGATACCAGAGGAGGATACGGCGGGGTCGACAGGTATCTGGTATTTGACACAAAGCTTATGTATAAATTCCTTAAAAATTGGAAAGCTTCTATGGCTGTCGATAACCTTACTGATGAACTTTACTACGCATCTCACCCCTATCCGAGAAGAACCTTTTTTGCCATGCTCGAGGCCAGTTTTTAA
- the cbiQ gene encoding cobalt ECF transporter T component CbiQ, whose amino-acid sequence MHLEEFAEGNSFLHRLDPRVKLITFIPYVFTIALMRDINGPLAGLFISASMITFAGISFRKLLGRLVVINTFIFMLWIFLPVSYPGQPVFSIFSLTATREGFLYALSITLKANAIFLATIAILGTSEVNSLAHALVHFKIPDKLVYLFFFFYRYISVLHEEYGRLKNAMAIRSFRPGTNIHTYRTYGYLVGMLLVRSYERSQRIYKAMLCRGSNGKFHIMSHFKLKKGDILFGLIMTMITFMIWLVDRYPIF is encoded by the coding sequence ATGCATCTTGAGGAATTTGCAGAGGGCAATTCTTTTTTACATCGCCTCGATCCGCGGGTTAAGCTTATAACCTTCATACCCTACGTTTTTACTATTGCTTTAATGCGCGACATAAATGGTCCGCTCGCCGGACTGTTCATTTCCGCTTCCATGATAACTTTTGCCGGTATCAGTTTCAGGAAACTCTTGGGCAGACTGGTTGTGATAAACACGTTTATCTTTATGCTCTGGATTTTCCTTCCCGTAAGTTACCCCGGCCAGCCGGTTTTCAGTATCTTCTCTTTAACGGCAACCCGTGAAGGTTTCCTGTATGCCCTCTCCATTACCCTCAAGGCCAACGCCATTTTTCTGGCAACAATTGCCATCCTCGGCACATCGGAAGTCAACTCCCTTGCCCATGCCCTTGTCCATTTTAAGATACCTGATAAGCTCGTCTACCTCTTTTTCTTCTTCTACCGCTATATAAGTGTCCTGCACGAGGAGTATGGAAGACTGAAAAACGCGATGGCCATCAGGTCCTTTCGACCGGGTACGAATATCCATACGTACAGGACATACGGATATCTTGTGGGGATGCTTCTCGTGAGGAGTTATGAGCGGTCTCAGAGGATCTACAAGGCAATGCTGTGCCGGGGATCCAACGGTAAGTTCCATATCATGAGCCACTTCAAACTCAAAAAAGGGGATATACTGTTTGGTCTGATCATGACGATGATAACATTTATGATATGGCTTGTTGACAGGTATCCCATTTTTTGA
- the cbiM gene encoding cobalt transporter CbiM — MHISEGVLSAPVLMAGALLTVGGTALGLKKMNYERIPEVAVLSSAFFVASLIHVPVGPSSAHLILNGLVGLLLGWMAFPSILVALALQALLFQFGGFTTLGVNTFNMAAPAIIAYYLFNLPVRKGNHLLSIISGFAAGAIGVGMGALLVALTLVSTGESFFNVAKLVVVVHLPVMVIEGIITAFCVVFLKRVKPEILEVRG, encoded by the coding sequence ATGCATATATCAGAGGGAGTTCTTTCGGCGCCTGTCCTTATGGCAGGCGCCCTGCTTACCGTGGGCGGAACGGCGCTGGGACTTAAAAAGATGAACTATGAGAGGATACCGGAGGTGGCGGTTTTATCCTCTGCTTTCTTCGTCGCCTCTCTGATTCATGTGCCGGTAGGTCCATCAAGCGCTCACCTGATCCTCAATGGACTTGTAGGGCTTCTCCTGGGCTGGATGGCCTTCCCCTCCATTCTCGTGGCCTTGGCGCTTCAGGCGCTTCTCTTCCAGTTCGGCGGGTTTACCACCCTGGGTGTCAATACATTCAATATGGCAGCCCCTGCTATCATTGCCTATTATCTGTTTAATCTGCCTGTGCGAAAGGGCAATCACCTTCTGAGCATTATCTCAGGGTTTGCCGCCGGCGCCATAGGTGTCGGTATGGGAGCCCTTCTCGTTGCCCTGACACTTGTAAGCACAGGGGAGAGTTTTTTCAATGTGGCAAAATTGGTGGTAGTTGTACACCTGCCGGTGATGGTTATCGAGGGCATCATCACCGCCTTTTGTGTTGTATTTTTGAAAAGAGTAAAACCGGAAATCCTGGAGGTGAGGGGATGA
- a CDS encoding transporter: MLQGSKFKRGLLFYGLFCTVLLFVMGLAANSYAAHPLITDDAGTQGKGKFQLEVNGEYNYEKETEGGVTKKETGGEAAAILSYGIVDSLDIVLGVPYQWFRVKEEGDVTSREDGISDMSLELKWRFYEKDGLSLALKPGMTLPTGDEEKELGTGRATYSLYFITTKEIEPWAFHLNLGYTRNEYKLQEDKDDNRKDIWHASLAGEVEVVKNLKVVANIGVERNADEASSTHPAFILGGLIYSLSENFDIDFGVKGGLNKPETDYSILAGIALRF, translated from the coding sequence ATGTTACAAGGTTCAAAGTTTAAGCGGGGTTTATTGTTCTACGGTTTGTTCTGTACTGTATTACTCTTTGTGATGGGTTTAGCTGCTAACTCCTACGCCGCCCATCCGCTTATCACTGATGATGCGGGCACGCAGGGCAAGGGGAAGTTTCAATTGGAGGTAAATGGCGAATACAACTATGAAAAGGAGACGGAAGGGGGAGTAACGAAAAAAGAGACAGGCGGTGAAGCGGCAGCTATCCTATCCTATGGGATAGTGGACAGTCTTGATATTGTCCTCGGTGTTCCCTATCAATGGTTCAGGGTTAAAGAGGAGGGAGATGTAACTTCCAGAGAGGATGGGATATCCGATATGTCGCTGGAGTTAAAGTGGCGATTTTATGAGAAGGACGGATTAAGCCTTGCCTTGAAGCCGGGAATGACTTTACCGACAGGGGACGAGGAGAAGGAATTAGGGACAGGAAGAGCAACATACAGTCTGTATTTTATCACCACAAAGGAGATCGAGCCATGGGCATTCCATTTAAATCTCGGTTACACTCGTAATGAATACAAACTTCAAGAAGACAAAGATGACAACAGAAAAGATATATGGCATGCCTCCCTTGCCGGAGAGGTAGAAGTCGTTAAAAATCTTAAAGTTGTTGCGAACATCGGAGTGGAGAGAAATGCTGATGAAGCTTCAAGCACCCATCCTGCGTTTATTCTGGGCGGCTTAATCTATTCACTCTCGGAGAATTTTGACATTGATTTCGGCGTTAAAGGTGGCCTCAATAAACCTGAGACCGACTATTCAATACTTGCAGGGATAGCCCTGAGATTTTAG
- a CDS encoding DUF4198 domain-containing protein, whose amino-acid sequence MKSCKFFVLAVVVMILISTSTVWAHFGLIIPSDDIVSKGDEKKIGLQIKFIHPFEGQYMNMERPKAVGVMVNGKRDDLLPTLKKKVVKGFSTWEAEYRIKGPGDHIFFVEPEPYWEPAEESFIIHYTKVVVSALGREEGWDNEVGLKTEIAPLTRPYGLWAGNVFQGIVKVDGKPVPYAEVEVEYYNEEGKIKPPADPYITQVVKADAGGVFTYAMPKAGWWGFAALSTADFKLKYEGREYPVEIGAVLWVKTREMK is encoded by the coding sequence ATGAAAAGCTGTAAATTTTTTGTATTAGCGGTGGTAGTTATGATCCTGATTTCAACCTCAACAGTTTGGGCGCATTTTGGCCTGATCATCCCTTCTGACGACATTGTCTCCAAGGGGGATGAGAAAAAAATCGGTCTCCAGATCAAATTCATCCATCCTTTTGAAGGTCAGTACATGAACATGGAAAGACCGAAGGCAGTAGGAGTTATGGTAAACGGTAAGAGAGATGACCTCCTTCCGACCCTGAAAAAGAAGGTGGTGAAGGGGTTTTCCACGTGGGAGGCTGAATATAGGATTAAAGGGCCTGGCGACCACATATTCTTTGTTGAGCCTGAACCATACTGGGAACCTGCAGAGGAGAGCTTCATCATTCATTACACGAAGGTCGTAGTCAGCGCCCTCGGAAGAGAAGAGGGATGGGATAATGAGGTAGGACTCAAGACCGAGATCGCGCCCCTGACAAGGCCCTATGGCCTATGGGCAGGCAATGTATTTCAGGGGATTGTAAAGGTGGACGGCAAGCCTGTGCCTTACGCAGAGGTGGAGGTTGAATACTACAACGAAGAGGGGAAGATAAAGCCGCCTGCCGATCCATATATAACCCAGGTCGTAAAGGCCGATGCCGGCGGCGTCTTCACCTATGCGATGCCGAAGGCTGGGTGGTGGGGATTTGCCGCCCTTAGCACCGCCGATTTCAAATTAAAGTATGAAGGCAGAGAATATCCTGTTGAGATTGGCGCTGTCCTGTGGGTGAAGACGAGGGAGATGAAATAA
- a CDS encoding ABC transporter ATP-binding protein, which translates to MIDIKDLDFSYPYGKKVFEGLNFSLKRGETVGLTGANGAGKTTLFHLIMGLLKPDAGEIAIFGKARKVEKDFMEVRRRVGLVFQDSDDQLFCPTVEEDIAFGPLNLGKSQEEAKAIVREVCERLGLKGFERKVTHRLSGGEKRLVALATAAAMNPECFLFDEPVVGLDEATTDRFLRYLKEYGKTYVIITHDREFLKSAVDKVYMLKDSKVISL; encoded by the coding sequence GTGATAGATATAAAGGATCTCGATTTTAGTTATCCTTACGGAAAAAAGGTATTTGAGGGTCTGAATTTTTCTCTGAAAAGAGGTGAGACGGTAGGGCTGACAGGCGCCAACGGCGCCGGTAAGACCACGTTGTTCCATCTGATAATGGGGCTTCTGAAACCTGATGCGGGGGAGATTGCAATATTTGGCAAGGCAAGGAAGGTGGAAAAAGATTTTATGGAGGTGAGGCGAAGGGTCGGTCTTGTATTTCAGGATTCCGATGACCAACTCTTCTGTCCAACCGTTGAGGAGGATATTGCCTTCGGACCATTAAACCTTGGGAAATCTCAGGAGGAGGCAAAGGCGATTGTCAGGGAGGTCTGTGAGAGGTTGGGGCTGAAAGGATTTGAAAGAAAAGTTACTCACCGCCTGTCAGGGGGAGAGAAGAGGCTTGTAGCCCTTGCCACGGCAGCGGCAATGAATCCGGAATGTTTCTTATTTGATGAACCGGTAGTCGGGCTCGATGAGGCAACAACAGATAGATTTTTGAGATACCTGAAGGAGTACGGAAAAACTTACGTTATCATCACCCATGACCGTGAGTTTTTAAAAAGCGCCGTGGATAAAGTCTATATGCTAAAGGACAGCAAGGTTATTTCCCTTTAA
- a CDS encoding DUF4198 domain-containing protein, translating into MRHILITAIALSFMMFSNAFAHDVWMEKRNGDIGVLYGHGLKLDPYDPEKIKDVKGFDSKGKAVKVEIVKRKESALISPKGEAATIGMLFDGGYGVKTTEGSKKLTKREAKGNFEIIESTRSYKYSKAMVGPSDVSSKPIGLRLEIVPQKNPFAIKIGETLPIKVLFEGKPLEGATIKAGCTHERNLKEYSATDKDGVANVVIEKGCNQIINASYKTALKDDPDADLLSISTNMTFEVK; encoded by the coding sequence ATGAGACACATTTTAATTACCGCAATTGCGCTAAGTTTTATGATGTTTTCAAATGCCTTTGCCCATGATGTATGGATGGAGAAGAGGAATGGAGACATCGGTGTCCTATATGGACACGGCCTCAAGCTTGATCCTTATGACCCGGAAAAGATAAAGGATGTGAAAGGATTTGATAGCAAGGGGAAGGCTGTGAAAGTCGAAATTGTAAAACGAAAAGAGAGCGCCCTAATATCCCCAAAAGGAGAGGCCGCAACCATTGGTATGCTCTTTGACGGCGGCTACGGGGTAAAAACAACAGAAGGATCGAAAAAACTTACGAAAAGGGAAGCAAAGGGGAATTTTGAGATTATAGAGTCCACTAGATCATATAAATATTCTAAAGCCATGGTAGGTCCAAGTGATGTATCCTCGAAGCCTATCGGTTTGAGACTCGAGATAGTACCTCAGAAAAACCCATTCGCAATCAAGATTGGAGAAACACTCCCAATAAAGGTGTTGTTTGAAGGAAAACCGCTTGAGGGCGCTACAATCAAAGCTGGATGCACCCACGAAAGAAATCTAAAAGAGTATTCCGCGACAGACAAGGATGGCGTAGCTAACGTTGTTATTGAAAAAGGTTGTAATCAAATAATTAATGCAAGTTATAAAACTGCATTAAAAGATGATCCCGATGCAGATCTCCTTTCGATTTCAACAAATATGACTTTTGAGGTTAAATAA